A stretch of Deinococcus fonticola DNA encodes these proteins:
- a CDS encoding homoaconitate hydratase family protein produces MGMTIAEKMLAAHSGHETVVPGQLIECDIDWVLCHEITTPAALKMLEDRGMARVFNPDRIVAVPDHSVPAMNIKAAKMYQTLKEWVHKNGIKHWFDVGRGGIAHVVLENTGLMKPGQTLVSGDSHTCNAGALGAFATGVGSTDLAGAIYAGKVWFKVPETMLIRVKGQANPGVTPKDIVLEVIKQIGADGANYMVMEWVGDYIDNLDMEGRFTLTNMAIEAGGKTGIVAVDDTTRGFMSQRGVSPGEYTEYQSDPDAGYKVVVEVDASQVEPTIAYPHIPSNGKVAGSDPIRVTHAYVGSCTNGRISDLRDVARIMKGRKVADGVQMIVVPATQAIWKQAAQEGLLEIFVDAGASVSYPSCGACLGMHSGVLGPDDVCISSSNRNFVGRMGDPSAQIYLASPATVAASAVAGHLADPRDYDAEGNRVNAAD; encoded by the coding sequence ATGGGAATGACGATTGCGGAGAAGATGCTGGCGGCTCACAGTGGGCACGAGACCGTGGTGCCGGGCCAGCTGATCGAATGTGACATCGACTGGGTGCTGTGCCACGAGATCACCACGCCCGCCGCGCTGAAAATGCTGGAAGACCGGGGAATGGCGCGGGTGTTTAACCCGGACCGGATCGTGGCGGTGCCCGATCACAGCGTTCCGGCCATGAACATCAAGGCCGCAAAGATGTACCAGACCCTAAAAGAGTGGGTGCATAAGAACGGCATCAAGCACTGGTTCGACGTGGGGCGCGGCGGCATCGCGCACGTGGTGCTGGAGAACACCGGCCTGATGAAACCGGGGCAGACCCTCGTTTCCGGTGACAGTCACACCTGCAACGCCGGGGCACTGGGAGCCTTTGCCACGGGCGTGGGCAGCACCGACCTGGCAGGGGCCATCTACGCCGGCAAAGTGTGGTTCAAGGTGCCGGAAACCATGCTGATCCGGGTCAAGGGCCAGGCCAATCCCGGCGTGACGCCCAAGGACATCGTGCTGGAAGTGATTAAGCAGATTGGGGCCGACGGCGCGAACTATATGGTCATGGAGTGGGTGGGCGACTACATCGACAATCTGGACATGGAGGGCCGCTTCACGCTGACCAACATGGCCATCGAGGCGGGCGGCAAGACCGGCATCGTCGCGGTGGACGACACCACCCGAGGGTTCATGAGTCAGCGCGGCGTGTCGCCGGGCGAGTACACCGAATACCAGAGCGATCCGGATGCCGGGTACAAGGTCGTGGTGGAAGTGGACGCTTCCCAGGTCGAACCCACCATCGCCTACCCGCATATTCCCAGCAACGGCAAGGTGGCCGGAAGCGACCCCATCAGGGTGACCCACGCCTACGTCGGCAGTTGCACCAACGGACGCATCAGTGACCTGCGTGACGTGGCCCGTATCATGAAGGGCCGCAAGGTCGCCGACGGCGTGCAGATGATCGTGGTGCCCGCCACCCAGGCCATCTGGAAACAGGCCGCCCAGGAAGGCCTGCTGGAAATCTTCGTGGATGCCGGCGCCAGCGTCAGTTACCCCAGCTGCGGGGCGTGCCTGGGCATGCACAGCGGCGTGCTCGGGCCGGACGACGTATGTATCTCGTCCTCGAACCGCAACTTCGTGGGCCGCATGGGCGATCCCAGCGCCCAGATTTACCTCGCCAGCCCCGCCACCGTCGCCGCCAGTGCCGTCGCTGGGCACCTCGCTGACCCCCGCGATTACGACGCCGAAGGCAACCGGGTCAACGCCGCCGATTGA
- a CDS encoding MBL fold metallo-hydrolase — protein sequence MPWLQHKRVGAADVYSLTDGLFRLDGGSMFGSVPKVLWEKVAPADEDNRIQLRSNPLLIQLGGRNILVDTGFWDRGGEKFDQMYAVERDETTFRGLGELGLSPDDIHYVINTHLHFDHCGRNTNLIGEPTFPNARYIVQRQELHDATHTHERSRASYVPETFVPIMEADLFDVVEGETEIVPGVTVLPLPGHNLGQQGVVLHSEGQTLVYTADLIATTAHAPYPYVMGFDLYPVTCLETRKKYLPLWHEQGAIICTPHDPNVPFARLVEGKRGYRLEAVGEDSAV from the coding sequence ATGCCCTGGCTTCAACATAAGCGCGTCGGCGCGGCGGACGTTTATTCCCTCACAGACGGCCTTTTTCGCCTGGACGGCGGCAGCATGTTCGGCAGCGTTCCCAAAGTCCTGTGGGAGAAAGTCGCGCCTGCCGACGAGGACAACCGCATCCAGCTGCGCAGCAACCCCCTGCTCATCCAGCTGGGTGGCCGGAACATCCTGGTGGATACAGGCTTTTGGGACAGAGGCGGCGAAAAATTCGACCAGATGTACGCCGTCGAGCGCGATGAAACCACCTTCCGGGGCCTGGGCGAACTTGGGCTGTCGCCCGACGATATCCATTACGTCATCAACACGCACCTGCACTTCGACCACTGCGGACGGAACACCAACCTGATCGGCGAACCCACCTTCCCCAACGCCCGCTACATCGTGCAGCGCCAGGAACTGCACGACGCCACGCACACCCACGAACGCAGCCGCGCCAGCTACGTCCCTGAGACCTTCGTGCCCATCATGGAAGCCGACCTGTTCGACGTGGTGGAAGGCGAAACCGAGATTGTTCCCGGCGTGACCGTCTTGCCCCTGCCCGGCCACAACCTCGGTCAGCAGGGCGTCGTTCTGCATAGCGAAGGGCAAACCCTCGTCTACACCGCTGACTTGATTGCCACCACCGCGCACGCCCCTTACCCCTACGTCATGGGCTTCGACCTGTATCCCGTCACCTGTCTCGAAACCCGCAAGAAGTACCTGCCGCTCTGGCACGAGCAGGGGGCCATTATCTGCACCCCGCACGATCCCAACGTACCCTTTGCCAGACTTGTCGAAGGCAAGCGGGGGTACAGGCTGGAGGCTGTCGGCGAGGACTCAGCCGTCTAA
- a CDS encoding sugar efflux transporter, which produces MRTAAPPDANILGRVWRLPHVPALTLSVFMLGFGLSMAMPYMSLFGVKAVGMTPLQLGVFLTLNAVSAVLVGTRLARWSDRWTRRKPLVLVTLAAGLTAYLLLSGVRSYPGVVATGLIFMGTAAAAFPQVFAFARVSLTGAPGDLPERAVTVLRSVFSLAWVVGPGLGAAVLAKWGFQGTFVVTAACFVLAALPLLSVPEKQPPRHRAAPAQAATTPAPTGKLVWWVALAFVLYATSMSMGMTMFPLFITETLRGSEGQVGFLVGLCALLEIPVMLALATLRGLPGTQKLVKGAFLLFAVHFALIYFSSGLPLLVTTQAIRAAVLAVTAGLGMLYFQELMPGRFAAATTMFANTSAVGGMLAGILSGAAAQWFGYRAVFLLCAALTFGGWMVMQFIVKRQAD; this is translated from the coding sequence ATGAGAACAGCCGCCCCGCCCGACGCGAATATTCTGGGCCGGGTCTGGCGGCTGCCGCACGTGCCGGCGCTGACCCTGTCGGTCTTTATGCTGGGCTTCGGGCTGTCGATGGCGATGCCGTACATGTCGCTGTTCGGCGTCAAGGCGGTGGGCATGACGCCGCTGCAACTGGGGGTCTTCCTGACCCTGAACGCGGTGAGCGCGGTGCTGGTCGGCACGCGACTGGCCCGCTGGTCAGACCGCTGGACGCGGCGTAAACCGCTGGTGCTGGTCACGCTGGCGGCGGGACTGACGGCTTACCTGCTGCTGAGCGGCGTGCGGTCTTACCCGGGCGTGGTGGCCACTGGCCTGATCTTCATGGGCACAGCGGCGGCGGCTTTTCCACAGGTGTTCGCGTTTGCGCGGGTCAGCCTGACGGGTGCGCCGGGTGACCTGCCCGAGCGGGCCGTGACGGTGCTGCGGTCAGTGTTCAGCCTGGCGTGGGTGGTGGGGCCGGGGCTGGGGGCAGCGGTGCTGGCCAAATGGGGATTCCAGGGCACCTTCGTGGTCACGGCGGCCTGTTTCGTGCTGGCGGCCCTACCCCTGCTGAGCGTGCCGGAAAAGCAGCCACCCCGCCACAGGGCCGCGCCCGCACAGGCCGCCACCACGCCGGCACCCACTGGGAAACTGGTGTGGTGGGTGGCGCTGGCCTTCGTGCTGTATGCCACCAGCATGAGCATGGGCATGACCATGTTCCCGCTGTTCATCACGGAGACGCTGCGCGGCAGCGAGGGGCAGGTGGGTTTTCTGGTGGGCCTGTGCGCCCTGCTGGAAATCCCGGTGATGCTGGCGCTGGCCACCCTGCGCGGGCTGCCCGGCACGCAGAAACTGGTTAAGGGCGCGTTCCTGCTGTTCGCCGTGCATTTCGCGCTGATCTACTTCTCCAGTGGCCTGCCGCTGCTGGTCACCACCCAGGCCATCCGGGCGGCGGTGCTGGCGGTCACCGCGGGCCTGGGCATGCTGTATTTTCAGGAACTGATGCCGGGGCGTTTCGCGGCCGCCACCACCATGTTCGCCAACACCAGCGCGGTGGGCGGCATGCTGGCGGGCATCCTGTCCGGCGCGGCCGCACAGTGGTTCGGGTACCGCGCCGTCTTTCTGCTGTGCGCCGCCTTGACCTTCGGCGGGTGGATGGTTATGCAGTTCATCGTCAAGCGTCAGGCCGACTGA
- a CDS encoding putative bifunctional diguanylate cyclase/phosphodiesterase, translated as MRATGGGQAGLMPPDHRLGQLVLSAVLGLVFMALFIALQWVSFRFRDAGGISLWYLPAGLGVAYLLRFGRWNVGWVFVAIAGAGWLQSPVAVNHLAALFGTAAAWLGAELLRKWPGWNAGNLTVQEALALPVVAALAGGVSALAVPYLAFSGDLNIPSWPAIMLDWWIGDAVGVIVLAPPLLLLPVALRQTRLWRSRLPWECVWPLLAVPPIAVMVFTVAAPLGLQLYFLCFIPLLWLAIRSGLTAAVTGSVLTNLCVALLAWHAQLAHANLLSLQLLVATLTLTMLVVGAGSTERQRDRARLARLALTDVLTGLPNRHAFLDELRRQLHPVAAAHRPDEELLVVALDISRLKWVNDTLGQASGDQMLLTFAHRLQAATSHGDLTAHGNLAARLNGGTFAVVCRHGRRAHRETLAALRASLSAPLTVDSQELNLPFICGAAPATPGVTAEGLMQRAEEALATARQTGQDTVLDAAPVANAGGVQENYPALQCEQDLRRALERGGQLELYYQPQFALGTLHITSFEALIRWNHPERGLVSPAEFLPVAERTRLIIPLTTWVLHEACRQLAVWLARPGGQHLRIAVNISPGYLHNGLLQRDVEAALAAAGLPGNRLELELTESSLLLDPARANELLGPLQAQGVRLALDDFGTGYSSIRHLRDFQVSNLKIDRSFVRQICVDVLDRRLVTALTALGHELGTSVVAEGAETMDAVACLREAGCDIVQGYALGRPMPAAAATRILGHEEMIKSEERAERERSQRER; from the coding sequence TTGCGCGCCACGGGTGGCGGTCAGGCGGGCCTGATGCCCCCTGACCACCGCCTGGGCCAGCTCGTCCTCTCGGCGGTGCTGGGGCTCGTTTTTATGGCGCTGTTTATTGCCCTGCAATGGGTTTCCTTCCGGTTTCGGGACGCTGGCGGCATCTCGCTGTGGTACCTGCCGGCGGGCCTGGGCGTCGCTTACCTGCTGCGGTTCGGGCGCTGGAACGTGGGCTGGGTCTTCGTGGCGATTGCCGGAGCGGGCTGGCTCCAGTCGCCTGTTGCGGTCAATCACCTGGCGGCACTCTTCGGCACGGCCGCCGCCTGGCTGGGCGCCGAACTCCTGCGGAAGTGGCCGGGGTGGAACGCCGGGAACCTCACCGTGCAAGAAGCTCTGGCACTGCCGGTGGTCGCGGCGCTTGCGGGGGGCGTCTCGGCGCTGGCTGTGCCTTACCTCGCTTTTTCAGGCGACCTGAATATTCCGTCCTGGCCGGCCATCATGCTCGACTGGTGGATCGGGGACGCGGTGGGCGTAATCGTCCTGGCACCGCCCCTGCTGCTGCTTCCTGTAGCGCTGCGCCAGACGCGGCTGTGGCGCAGTCGGCTGCCCTGGGAATGCGTGTGGCCCCTGCTGGCGGTGCCGCCCATTGCCGTGATGGTGTTCACGGTGGCCGCTCCGCTGGGGCTGCAACTGTATTTCCTGTGTTTTATCCCGCTGCTGTGGCTCGCCATCCGTTCAGGCCTCACCGCCGCCGTGACCGGAAGTGTGCTGACCAACCTGTGCGTGGCGCTGCTGGCCTGGCATGCGCAGCTGGCACACGCCAATCTGCTGAGTTTGCAGCTCCTGGTGGCCACCCTGACCCTGACCATGCTGGTCGTGGGCGCTGGCAGCACCGAGCGGCAACGTGACCGCGCCCGGCTGGCCCGACTGGCCCTGACGGACGTCCTGACGGGTCTGCCGAACCGGCACGCCTTTCTGGACGAGCTGCGCCGGCAGCTTCACCCCGTCGCCGCTGCCCACCGGCCCGACGAGGAGCTGCTGGTCGTGGCGCTGGACATCAGCCGGCTGAAATGGGTGAACGACACGCTCGGGCAGGCCAGCGGCGACCAGATGCTGCTGACCTTCGCCCACCGACTTCAGGCCGCCACGTCTCACGGGGATCTGACGGCCCACGGGAATCTGGCGGCCCGCCTGAATGGGGGCACCTTCGCGGTGGTGTGCCGTCATGGGCGGAGAGCGCACCGCGAAACCCTGGCGGCGCTGCGGGCGTCCCTGAGCGCTCCCTTAACCGTCGATAGCCAGGAACTGAACCTGCCGTTCATCTGTGGCGCGGCCCCGGCTACGCCCGGGGTAACGGCCGAGGGGCTGATGCAGCGGGCCGAGGAAGCGCTGGCCACCGCGCGTCAGACGGGCCAGGATACCGTGCTGGACGCGGCCCCTGTGGCGAACGCGGGCGGCGTTCAGGAGAACTACCCGGCCCTGCAGTGCGAACAGGACTTGCGGCGGGCCCTGGAGCGGGGCGGCCAACTGGAGCTGTACTACCAGCCTCAGTTCGCGCTGGGGACGCTGCACATCACGTCCTTCGAGGCCCTGATTCGCTGGAATCACCCGGAGCGCGGTCTGGTGTCCCCGGCGGAATTTCTGCCGGTGGCCGAGCGCACCCGGCTGATCATTCCGCTGACCACCTGGGTGCTGCACGAAGCCTGCCGCCAGCTGGCGGTATGGCTGGCCCGGCCCGGCGGGCAGCACCTGCGGATCGCGGTGAATATCTCCCCCGGTTATCTGCACAACGGCCTTTTGCAGCGCGATGTCGAGGCCGCCCTGGCCGCAGCGGGCCTGCCGGGAAACCGGCTTGAACTCGAATTGACAGAAAGCAGCCTGCTGCTCGATCCGGCCCGCGCCAATGAGCTGCTGGGGCCGCTGCAGGCCCAGGGGGTGCGGCTGGCGCTGGACGATTTCGGCACCGGGTACTCCAGCATCCGGCACCTGCGTGATTTTCAGGTCAGCAACCTGAAGATTGACCGCTCGTTCGTCCGGCAGATCTGCGTGGATGTCCTCGACCGTCGCCTGGTGACCGCGCTGACGGCGCTGGGGCACGAACTGGGCACGAGCGTGGTGGCCGAAGGAGCCGAAACGATGGACGCCGTGGCCTGCCTGCGCGAGGCGGGATGCGACATCGTGCAGGGCTACGCGCTGGGCCGCCCTATGCCAGCGGCCGCCGCCACCAGAATACTGGGGCATGAAGAAATGATTAAGAGTGAGGAACGTGCTGAAAGAGAGAGATCACAAAGAGAGAGATGA
- a CDS encoding sensor domain-containing diguanylate cyclase, whose translation MSEDVLSAAALQQQLQECEASLRHTPDAVDRALLHRDAAYAAMDLGDFPHAMTHAVTGLDIARSTRNLSLQAKAHITVALVMAGVYDDKGADEHLKVAERLARQAGDARGLALAAVNASHNAMERENYIEATLHLHGLLRSPHAAGLLDEEPQVGPELQQAFHINYVKSAAHALHTAGRASPSSPASPAAFSAPDRTDAPADHLRPIQTEVAQQLESSVEFLHSLRQGERAIAAPRLLTDLLEALSIHAAFHGDWPQAHAFADERVRLAEEGQIGVVLGRALHSRAELFMQRRDDLAVIRDASRAAQLYTEAGQELRAVDAGQLIADSLARQGRHAEAFKVQRALMRRAEAMYRAYFQQSAQLRLIEHQAQAAEERAATFAQAALHDPLTGIPNRAAAMQSLDDLHEQARHGREAAIALLDVDHFKNVNDRYGHAAGDTVLKTVAQTIRETIRSSDSVARIGGEEFLLLFPGLQPHEAQQVCERINVRLANLPWPHLAPDLRITSSIGVARVRADRSPNDTLHHADQAMYAAKRAGRHSVQMAQGACVT comes from the coding sequence ATGTCAGAGGACGTCCTCAGCGCAGCGGCGCTTCAGCAACAACTTCAGGAGTGCGAGGCCAGCCTGCGGCACACCCCGGACGCGGTGGATCGCGCCCTGCTTCACCGTGACGCCGCCTACGCGGCTATGGATCTCGGCGACTTTCCCCACGCCATGACTCACGCAGTCACGGGCCTGGATATCGCCCGCTCCACCCGCAACCTGTCGCTGCAGGCCAAGGCGCACATCACGGTAGCGCTGGTCATGGCCGGAGTGTACGACGACAAGGGGGCCGACGAGCACCTGAAAGTGGCCGAGCGGCTTGCCCGGCAGGCCGGTGACGCCCGGGGGCTGGCGCTGGCCGCCGTAAACGCCTCACACAACGCCATGGAGCGCGAAAACTACATCGAGGCGACGCTGCACCTGCATGGCCTGCTGCGCTCGCCGCACGCCGCCGGGCTGCTGGACGAGGAACCGCAGGTCGGCCCGGAATTACAGCAGGCTTTCCATATCAACTACGTCAAGTCTGCAGCCCATGCCCTGCACACCGCGGGCCGCGCGTCCCCGAGTTCGCCCGCGTCCCCTGCCGCTTTTTCTGCGCCAGACCGCACCGACGCTCCGGCAGATCACCTCAGACCGATTCAGACCGAAGTGGCCCAGCAGCTGGAATCCTCTGTCGAGTTTCTGCACAGCCTCCGCCAGGGCGAACGGGCCATCGCCGCCCCCCGCCTCCTGACGGACCTGCTTGAGGCCCTCTCTATTCACGCGGCCTTTCACGGTGACTGGCCCCAGGCCCACGCTTTTGCCGACGAGCGCGTCCGCCTGGCGGAAGAAGGCCAGATCGGCGTCGTGCTGGGCCGCGCCCTGCACAGCCGGGCCGAACTGTTCATGCAGCGGCGTGACGACCTGGCCGTCATCCGCGACGCCAGCCGCGCCGCGCAGCTCTACACCGAAGCCGGGCAGGAACTGCGGGCGGTGGACGCCGGGCAACTGATCGCCGACAGCCTGGCCCGGCAGGGCCGCCACGCCGAGGCGTTCAAGGTGCAGCGGGCGTTGATGCGCCGCGCCGAAGCCATGTACCGGGCCTACTTCCAGCAGAGCGCCCAGCTGCGCCTGATCGAACACCAGGCGCAGGCCGCCGAGGAGCGGGCCGCCACCTTCGCGCAAGCCGCCCTGCACGACCCGCTTACAGGAATCCCCAACCGCGCCGCTGCCATGCAGTCCCTCGATGACCTCCACGAGCAAGCCCGCCACGGCCGCGAGGCGGCGATCGCGCTGCTGGACGTCGATCACTTCAAAAACGTGAACGACCGCTACGGCCACGCGGCCGGGGACACCGTGCTCAAAACCGTTGCCCAGACGATCCGCGAGACCATCCGCAGTTCCGACAGCGTCGCCCGGATCGGCGGTGAGGAGTTCCTGCTGCTGTTTCCCGGCCTGCAACCCCACGAGGCCCAGCAGGTCTGTGAGCGCATCAACGTGCGCCTGGCAAATCTTCCCTGGCCCCACCTCGCCCCGGATCTGCGCATCACGTCCAGCATCGGGGTGGCCAGGGTGCGGGCCGACCGCAGCCCCAACGATACCCTTCACCACGCCGATCAGGCCATGTACGCCGCCAAGCGGGCGGGGCGTCACAGCGTGCAGATGGCGCAAGGCGCCTGCGTCACCTGA
- a CDS encoding phosphotransferase family protein, translating into MPVKDVAPTTASFPHLSGRFGPLTPMDQGMQSRVYVTQGGETVVKVYRNHQGDHRREAQNLRRAGMGHWVIDALEADGVEALVMRRFHGQPLQAADVPRALPRLREILGSLHREQQGVVNLPKVHERLRRFRSALAAYPLGDLFGAVEGPLELGLLRRPASFCHLDLWQDNILIDPGSGEVLIIDWTKAAWDDPLRDLALLKTGTLDLLPADASLEAALSLLPDQQPATLRRYRAYLALTTLHDLYWFLMNEPYEFDVQRERKVRRTRHALARLPSA; encoded by the coding sequence ATGCCTGTGAAGGACGTGGCCCCCACCACCGCCAGTTTCCCGCACCTCTCGGGGCGCTTCGGGCCGCTGACGCCCATGGATCAAGGCATGCAAAGCCGCGTGTATGTCACCCAGGGCGGTGAGACGGTGGTAAAGGTGTACCGCAACCACCAGGGCGATCACCGGCGCGAGGCCCAGAACCTGCGCCGCGCCGGCATGGGCCACTGGGTCATCGATGCCCTGGAGGCCGACGGGGTGGAAGCCCTGGTGATGCGGCGCTTTCACGGGCAGCCGCTTCAGGCGGCAGACGTGCCCCGCGCCCTGCCGCGCCTGCGCGAGATCCTGGGCAGCCTGCACCGCGAGCAGCAGGGCGTCGTCAACCTGCCCAAGGTGCATGAGCGGCTGCGCCGCTTTCGCTCGGCGCTGGCGGCCTACCCGCTGGGTGACCTGTTCGGGGCGGTCGAGGGGCCGCTGGAGCTTGGGCTGCTGCGCCGGCCCGCCTCGTTTTGCCACCTTGACCTGTGGCAGGACAACATCCTGATCGACCCGGGAAGTGGTGAAGTCCTGATCATCGACTGGACGAAGGCCGCCTGGGACGACCCGCTGCGCGACCTGGCGCTGCTCAAGACCGGCACGCTGGATCTGCTGCCGGCAGACGCCAGCCTGGAAGCGGCGTTGTCTCTGCTGCCCGACCAGCAACCGGCCACCCTGCGCCGTTACCGCGCCTATCTGGCGCTGACCACCCTGCACGACCTGTACTGGTTCCTGATGAATGAACCCTACGAGTTCGACGTGCAGCGCGAACGCAAGGTGCGCCGCACCCGCCACGCCCTGGCCCGCCTGCCTTCGGCGTAA
- a CDS encoding HD-GYP domain-containing protein — translation MFRRSRQNPSAPPVDARTSRSAGESLTDPTQVLASLLSRPTVEGVLEQALAYAAGLLGDGVKGYAVLRRGQDKVVAVYGYPRGLAGQALSGPWASMRPRLLTDGTRELYEVNAPELHKVFDEAGMSDVPLSLVVPVSDRGRGIGALVLDRTSSAPVSPTQQEAVTRWAASVGALVGLIESREDWQHTARQVTASVVEAVESQEFEGLGHAQQVAESSVRLGRSLGLSGRELEELWFAATLHDLGKLHGEAGHAQVGANFLHGAPQLAEARKAIRHHHERWDGQGEPDKLSGEDIPLFARILAVADAYVHAGSVEAAEAQAGIQLDPRVVEHLGKVIR, via the coding sequence GTGTTTCGACGCTCCCGACAGAATCCCTCCGCGCCGCCCGTCGACGCCCGTACTTCCCGCAGCGCCGGTGAAAGCCTCACTGACCCCACGCAGGTGCTCGCCAGCCTCCTCTCGCGCCCCACCGTGGAGGGCGTGCTGGAGCAGGCCCTCGCGTACGCGGCAGGGCTGCTGGGCGACGGCGTGAAGGGCTACGCGGTGTTGCGGCGCGGGCAGGACAAGGTGGTGGCCGTGTACGGCTACCCGCGCGGTCTGGCCGGGCAGGCCCTCTCCGGCCCCTGGGCCAGCATGCGCCCGCGCCTGCTGACCGACGGCACCCGCGAACTGTACGAGGTGAACGCCCCGGAACTGCACAAGGTCTTCGACGAGGCCGGCATGTCGGACGTGCCGCTGAGCCTGGTGGTGCCCGTCAGCGACCGGGGCCGGGGGATCGGGGCGCTGGTGCTGGACCGCACGTCCAGCGCCCCGGTCAGCCCCACGCAGCAGGAGGCCGTGACCCGCTGGGCGGCGTCGGTGGGAGCGCTGGTGGGCCTGATCGAGTCGCGTGAGGACTGGCAGCACACCGCCCGGCAGGTGACGGCCTCGGTGGTGGAGGCGGTGGAAAGCCAGGAGTTCGAGGGCCTGGGCCACGCGCAGCAGGTCGCGGAAAGCAGCGTGCGTCTCGGTCGCAGCCTGGGCCTGTCGGGGCGCGAACTGGAGGAACTGTGGTTCGCGGCGACCCTGCACGACCTGGGCAAGTTGCACGGTGAAGCCGGGCACGCGCAGGTGGGGGCCAATTTCCTGCATGGTGCCCCGCAACTCGCCGAGGCCCGCAAGGCCATCCGTCACCATCACGAGCGCTGGGACGGCCAGGGCGAACCCGACAAGCTGTCCGGCGAGGACATCCCCCTGTTTGCCCGCATTCTGGCGGTGGCCGACGCTTACGTGCACGCCGGCAGCGTCGAGGCGGCCGAAGCCCAGGCCGGTATTCAGCTTGACCCGCGCGTGGTCGAGCACCTGGGGAAAGTGATCCGGTAA
- a CDS encoding YkgJ family cysteine cluster protein: MSERRPSPGQSRPPPAQAAVTAPVQAAYQRYAQQTGKWIKGYAARGGTVHCGAGCFLCCDMPIRVSLAEALITAAALGPEELRRMTAHARAVQENARSAPDEETFVERHRQQVSFCPLLDRQTGACTQYDARPTRCRDTFSAFPARYCGAGYWESLTRREKAEYRREVARTPGTDGELHFIAPLEHLSEPVWTAASRSMRQAWGCEVWGDFWTLTTLAADAPFMEHIQAGKARAALKRAATLGLAHPVTLEIG; encoded by the coding sequence ATGTCCGAACGCCGCCCCTCGCCAGGTCAGTCACGCCCACCACCCGCTCAGGCCGCCGTTACCGCTCCCGTCCAGGCGGCCTACCAGCGCTATGCCCAGCAGACAGGCAAGTGGATCAAAGGGTACGCGGCGCGGGGTGGCACGGTTCACTGCGGCGCGGGGTGTTTCCTGTGCTGCGACATGCCCATTCGCGTCAGCCTGGCCGAGGCCCTGATCACGGCCGCTGCCCTGGGGCCGGAGGAGCTGCGCCGCATGACCGCGCACGCCCGCGCCGTGCAGGAGAACGCCCGCAGCGCCCCGGACGAGGAAACCTTCGTGGAGCGCCACCGCCAGCAAGTGTCGTTTTGCCCGCTGCTCGACCGCCAGACGGGGGCCTGCACGCAGTACGACGCCCGCCCCACACGCTGCCGCGACACCTTCAGCGCTTTTCCTGCCCGTTACTGCGGCGCGGGGTACTGGGAGAGCCTGACCAGGCGTGAGAAGGCCGAGTACCGCCGTGAGGTCGCCCGCACCCCCGGCACGGACGGTGAACTGCACTTCATCGCCCCACTGGAGCACCTCAGCGAACCGGTGTGGACGGCCGCCAGCCGCAGCATGCGGCAAGCCTGGGGTTGCGAAGTCTGGGGCGACTTCTGGACGCTGACCACCCTGGCCGCCGACGCGCCGTTCATGGAGCACATCCAGGCTGGAAAAGCGCGGGCCGCCCTGAAAAGGGCAGCGACCCTGGGGCTGGCGCACCCGGTCACGCTGGAAATAGGCTGA
- a CDS encoding Rrf2 family transcriptional regulator, giving the protein MWVSTKAQYGLRALIEIGRGGLQPVPLKDVSDRQGLSQHYLEQIASNLRRAGFIKSVRGAHGGYRLARPPAQISAYDVVTAMEGSIAPVSCVENDHTCQSQNVCGTQNLWFRVDAALRDVLGSTTLADLISESEQQQHDRLVQIEPNYERRAH; this is encoded by the coding sequence ATGTGGGTGTCCACCAAAGCGCAGTACGGCCTCCGTGCCCTCATTGAGATCGGGCGCGGCGGCCTGCAGCCCGTGCCGCTCAAGGACGTGTCGGATCGCCAGGGCCTCAGCCAGCATTACCTGGAGCAGATCGCCAGCAACCTGCGCCGCGCCGGGTTCATCAAGAGCGTGCGCGGTGCTCACGGCGGGTACCGCCTGGCCCGTCCCCCCGCGCAGATCAGCGCTTACGACGTGGTGACCGCCATGGAAGGCAGCATCGCTCCCGTGTCCTGCGTCGAGAACGACCACACCTGCCAGAGCCAGAACGTCTGCGGTACCCAGAACCTGTGGTTCCGCGTGGACGCTGCCCTGCGCGACGTGCTGGGCAGCACCACCCTGGCCGACCTGATCAGCGAAAGCGAGCAGCAGCAGCACGACCGCCTGGTGCAGATCGAACCCAATTACGAACGCCGGGCGCACTGA